agatcaagttactaccgaatctcgtaggtaaaccagagtgagatccgcaccagagtggtacggtaatcctgttctggaagtcatgttactagaccatgacgaatctacgaactatgaggaagcgatgatgagcccagattccgcgaaatggtttgagaccatgaaatctaagatatgatccatgtatgagaacaaagtatggactttgatggatttgcccgttgatcggcaagccatagaaaataaatggatctttaagaggaagacggacgctgatagtagtgttactatctacaaagctagaattatcgaaaaaggttttcgacaagttcaaggtgttgactacgatgagagtttctcactcgtatctatgcttaagtctgtccgaatcatgttagaaattgccgcattttatgaaatctggcaaatggataaacaaaacttcattccttaatggatttattaaagaagagttgtatacgatgcaactagaaggttttgtcgatcctaaaggtgttaactaaatatgcaagctccagcgatccatctatggactggtgcaagcatctcggagttggaatatacgctttgataagttgatcaaagcatatagttttatacagacttgcggtgaagcctgtatttacaagaaagtgagtgggagcactacagcatttctgataagtatatgtatgacatattgttgatcagagatgatgtagaattattctgcaaaacataaaggaatgtttgaaaagagttttttcaaagaaagacctcggtgaagctgcttacatattgagcatcaagatctatagagatagatcaagacgcttgataagtttttcaatgagtacataccttgacaagattttgaagtagttcaaaatgaaacagtcaaagaaggagttcttgcctgtgttgcaaggtgtgaagttgagtaagactcaaaacccgaccacggcagaagatagagagagaatgaaagtcattccctatgcctcagccataggttctataaagtatgccatgctgtgtaccagacctattgtataccctgccctgagtttggcaagggagtacaatagtgatctaggagtagatcactggacattggtcaaaattatccttagtggaataaggatatgtttctcgattatggacatgaAAAAAAGGtttgttgtaaagggttacgtcgatgcaagttttgacattgatccagatgactctaagtcttaatctggatacatattgaaagtgggagcaattagccagagtagctccatgcagagcattgttgacatagaaatttgcaaaatacatacggatctgaatgtggcagacccgttgactaaacttctctcacaagcaaaacatgatcacaccttagtactctttgggtgttaatcacatagcaatgtgaactagattattgactctagtaaacccttttgagtgttaatcacatgatgatgtgaactattggtgttaaatcacatagcaatgtgaactagattattgactctagtgcaagtgggagactgaaggaaatatgccctagaggcaataataaagttattatttatttccttatttcatgataaatgtttattattcatgctagaattgtattaaccgaaaacatattacatgtgtgaatacatagacaaacagagtgtcactagtatgcctctacttgactagctcgttaatcgaagatggttatgtttcctaaccatagacatgtgttgtcatttgattaacgggatcacatcattaggaaaatgatgtgattgacatgacccattccgttagcttagcacccgatcgtttagtatgttgctattgctttcttcatgacttatacatgttcctatgactatgagattatgcaactcccgtttgccggaggaacactttgtgtgctaccaaacgtcacaacgtaactgggtgattataaaggagctctacaggtgtctccaaaggtacatgttgggttggcgtatttcgagattaggatttgtcacttcgattgtcggagaggtatctctgggccctctcggtaatgcacatcacataagccttgcaagcattgcaactaatgagttagttgcgagatgatgtattacgaaacgagtaaagagacttgccggtaacgagattgaactaggtattaagataccgacgatcgaatctcgggcaagtaacataccgatgataaagggaacaacgtatgttgttatgcggtctgaccgataaagatcttcgtagaatatgtgggagccaatatgagcatccaggttccgctattggttattgaccggagacatgtctcggtcatgtctacattgttctcgaacccgtagggtccgcacgcttaaggtttcgatgacagttatattatgagtttatgagttttgatgtaccgaaggagttcggagtcccagatgagatcggggacatgacgaggagtctcgaaatggtcgagacgtaaagatcgatatattggacgactatattcggacatcggaaaggttccgagtggttcgggtatttttcaaagtaccggggagttacgggaatacgggagaagaagtatatgggccttattgggctttaggggagagggagaggcaggccgcgcccccccaaggcctagtccgaaatggactagggggaggggctgcgccccctccttccttctcttccctcttccccttccttgtctcctactcctactacatggaaggactcctagttggactaggaaagggggaatcctactcccggtgggagtaggactcccctagggcgcgccatagagagggccggccctccccttctccactcctttatatactgatgtagactcgactagatggcgagtcgttcgtcggcccgatctttcacgatactAGCAGCAACAAGAAATTCCGGTCGAGCAAAGATGCAAGACCGTAAGAACGAAAACTTGCGTCAAGTAGATTGAATCGACTCCACGCACAGCAGCAACAAAATCCCCACGGATCAGCAACGAAGACGATATTTGGTGTCCCTCGACATGGAACGTTTTCTGTAACTTTATTGACTCACGATTTAAGAAAAACCAATCTACGTTACATGGCCGAAGCCAGCCATATTTATAGGCGACCCTGAGCTCACAAACCGACCTGGACTCTATCCTAACGTGCAAAACACTCACGTGCAAAACACTCCCCGTCCCTCCGCTGCCCGACTTCGAGCACCCCGACCACTTCCAGGCCAAGATCGACCGTGTGTTGGCGTCTCTGTCGGAGGAGGAGCGAGCCCTCCCGGAGTACGACGCCGACAACCACGAGGCGTGGGCGGCGTATTTCAAACGCCGGTAGGTGGAGCGGCTGGCCTCCATCAACAACGCGCCAGTGGTGAGGGGGCGCAACAACAGCAATGGCCGCCGCCTGTGATGGGGTGCCCCCGGCCACATGCTACACGCCGTCCTTGAGTACCTCGAGGGCGACAACGATCCGGCTCTGAAGTACCCGGGCGCCCTGGTCCCCGTCGAAGTTGCGGTCCATGGATGCCGAGGAGGATGTTGGGtgggtcctcctcctccttccgctCCTCCTTCCACTCCTTCGGGTCACCGACGCTCTtgagcgtcaaggccgagcccgtggaaacgccgctcggccggcgcaaccGCGgcgtcgtcatcaacgagggcggcgacGGTTCCTCGGGTCCAGCCTCCCGCCTCGTCAggccgaagacggagccggggctcggccCCGTGAAGCGCGAGCACGACGACGAGGCCGCCATGAAGTGGGCGCGGGAGGACTGGGCGCAGATGGAGATGGAGCACCAGCGTCGCGCCCTGGAGGAGATTGCCACTCGGCGCCGTGGCCGCGACGAGGGAGGCGTCGTCGTTCTCGACGACGAGGCGCCGCCGCCGGCCAAGCCAGTCCGCCAGGGGGACCCCGGGCAGCAGTCCAACACGGACGGCCgcgtgaaggaggagaaggaggacgacGACAGCGGCGACTTCGGCGTGTTCAGCGAGTTCTTCGGCCTGTAGGCGTggccgtttttcttcttctttttagtagACTTATTATTATTATGTTTCTATATGTAAAAAGACCGTGAACCGCCTATAAATGTCGCCGAGCATTTCGTGTTTGCCGAAATTTGCCTAATTATGTTTTTAAAAATATTAAAAAATGAGCATCTGGAGCCGACCTGGGGCGGCGGCTAGGAAGCCGATCATCCCCACGTCAAAAATATCGCCGGTTCGCTCCCAAACGGCCTTTTTTTCTAGCCTTGGAGGGGcgaacggctagagatgctctaaggaccATTAGTGAGCATGTTGCCTGGGCAACTTGGGAGGACGTTAGAATCCCTAAAGCAAAAAATTCCGAGAGCATCAGGTTGGGGACAAGCCGTTTGAACTTGGATGGTGTATCTCGCCTCGGTGGGAGACGGACGGTTTTCGCCGTGCTGAGATTGCTGGCATTCTTCTGGAGATCAAAGAATTAAGTGGGCATTTTAAGAACtttagactagtcacagtggagagtaatttaaagtagtaacatgcatatgttactagtctatattactatcttaatagtgggtagtaacatatttgTTGTGTCATACATCAATTCATTTATTATAttgtagactcatcttttcttaatatgtgtgatgttacagtaactagctatgttaccacatgtctTTTTTttcattaattacatgccacatcattTATTTTGCCTAGATAAacgtgatgttaccacctatgttactttCACTGTGGGTAGTTTTTGTCATTTGTGCGACGAGACGCTAATATGGCGGCTTATTTATGCGCGAAACAGGCAACAGAGTTCAGGAAAAAGATGTTTATGGATTAATTTCGTCCCTGTTTTTTCTAACGCGGGTTGTGTCGTGATTGTATGCCTGATTAAGTAAGCAATAAATGTTACTcgaaagaaatgaaaaaaaagaacctCGGAGAAGCAACGCATCAAATATCTGCAATCTCCTCCACAGCAAATCTGTGGATAACGAAGGGCCGCAGAAAGATGAAAGGCATCTCATATCTCCTCCCCACCATCATCCATCCGTACGAACCAACAGGTCACCGAGCATCTGCCTGCCGCTTGGACGGTGACCGAGTCGGAGAGCTCGCCACGGATAAACAACGCGGAGTGGATATCGCGGCACCAGATGATGGCAAAGGGAATGAATATTAGCTCTTTCTTTTTGAACTGGAATGAATATACTATTAACTTGGTTGCATGGAAGCAGCGGCTGGCAGCCAGGGTGAGGAATCCCACGCAATCCCACAGGATCGGTGCCAATTGCCAAATGGGGGTGGAGTAACTACCAATCGTACACACAGACAACTTCTTTTTCTGGTAGTAGTTTTGATTATCATATTGGCAATCTCTGACACGCATGGATCCTCTTGATGCTAGCCCTAACCTGCAGGTTGTGGCTTAAGATAATCGGAAAGGGGAGGATTCAAAAGCCCGGCATGCCAACAAGGATGATCAGCCCTAACCTAGGCACCTAGCAGTGTGGTGTGGAGCAAAGAACGTAATCGGTATCCGGTAATTGCAGAACATAGCTGCATAGGACGCAGATTGTGAATCAGAACTCGTCAGGGTGTAATATATATATGGCGCCAATGTAATTATGTAAAAAATCCATGAGCTTTCATTCTTCTTTTATGCTAAGCATCAGCCAGAGTTACTACTACATCGGATGAAAAGATACAAGAGAACGGATGCATCGCTCGGAGCTCGCCGAGATCCACATCGCGGCCATGCACGCACCGAATTCTCGCGAGAGCCTGCGAGGCATGCTGCTTGGCGATCGATCCAGCGATGGCGGAGCGTGGCATGCCTGCCTGTCATGTCGTCGCCGCCGGACCGGACAGGAGCAGGCGGTCAGGCGTAGAGCGGGCGCTCGGTCCAGGCGCCGGCGACGTGGCCGTTCTCGCAGACGTAGGCGCGCACCACGGGCTCGCCGTCGTCGTGGTACCCGTAGAAGCTCCGGAGGCAGAAGGCGGAGTAGAGGTCCCACGCCTCCGTGCAGCCGCAGAAGGCGCAGTCCACGGCGACCGTGGGGCGCCGCGTGTCCCGCAGCGCGCGCCGCACCTGGGAGCGCGCGAAGTCCTGGAACACGCCGCGGAACACCATGTACTTGCGCCGCTCCTCCGCGTGCACGCACCCGGGCCACTCGCAGATGTACAGCCGGTCGCCGCGGAACCGGCTGGCCAGCAGCTTGTTGCCCTGCTCGCGGCTCAGCGTCCACGACCCCGACGCCAGGTGCGCGCCCACGGGCCCCAGCCACCGCCGCGCCCGCCGGCGGGTCCCCGACACCACGCCGCGCCGGGCGGTATTGGCTGCCGgtggcttctcctcctcctctgcctctgccGTTGCCGccggcgcgggcgcggcggcgaTCTGCGTCTCGGAGCAGTCGTAGGCCGCGTCCAGGTACAGGTCATCGTAGAGGGACcacgcggcggcgtcggcggcggccagTGCATCGCTGGGTTTGGGCTCAGGCTCTGCGGTCCTGGGCGGCTGGAGCGAGGAGGTGGCCGTGGGCTCGagggacgaggaggaggatgacgaggaggcGGGGACTGTGAGGTCGGGGCCGATGTCGAGCTCGAGGCCGAAGTCGTCGGAGGGCTCGAGGAGGATCCCGGCGCGGAGGAGGCCGGGGCAGCAGACGGACATCTTGTGGAGCGCGGCCCACGCGGCGGGCGCCCCGTCCGCGGGGAGCAGCTCGGCGGGGAGCGCCCGGGAGAGGCGCGGAGGGAAGCAGGCGGCCCGGAGGAGCGCGGCGAGGCGCGGGGACGCGCAGGACGCGCGCGCCCAGTCGCGCGGGTCGCCCTCGAGGCGTCCCAGGATCTGCAGCAGCACGTCGTCCGCCAgcgccgacagcggctccaccacctcctccgccgccgccgccgcctcctccttgccGTCCCTCCGCCTcttggcggcgacgacggcgatctccttGTGCTCCGCGGCGCTCATGGCTGCGGCCCGCGTCGCGCTCCTGCTTTCTTGGCGAGTGAGTGAATGGCTGCGCTGCGGACCGTTCGGCCGTTGGGGTGCGAGCGAGGCTGGTTTAACTTTCGGGGTGGTTGTGTCCGTTTTTCTGTGGTGTGGTGGTGGCCTGGGCTGGGGCTGGGGGCTGGATGAGATGATGCTTTTCTTGTCGTTACAAAACTCTTGCTTGCAATCGCAACGTGTGGATGTAGGCTGCGCGGGTGTGCCGAACGATGAGCGGTCACTCTCGGCCCCCGTGTGTCAACCTCCGGGATTATTTTATTCGATTGAAACGAGGGGCTCAACATTCTTCCAACAGAGCCTCCTTGTCTCTTCCTcacgccaactccaccgcgcgacctcaAACGAACGTCCGTTTTATCCGGATTCTGTCAGTTTGGATAGCAATTTGGGGTCGTATTCGGACGTGTTCtgagatgcggtggccgtgcgcccaccgCACGGACGCATCCTTTTGCCCTATCATGTCCGTCAGGGTCAAAAGTGTCTAAATTTTCATCAAAACTAGTTTACAacccaaatatttgtctgaaaattaaaataattttacaacccaattgaaattgtctttaataaaataTTTTTACAACCAAATTGAAATTGTCTTGACTAAACATAAAAtggaccaatacatctattggttgccaatgtgatcccacacgtgctcaaccaagtcattttgaagattcaaatgagAGTGTCAATCACGCATCTCACGATGGAATTAAgcaaactgttcaaatgtggccgggtcttggtgcaagggctcaatattttcaccttgatagtcaaatccttggtcgaagatactctcatcacgctcgtcctcgacgatcatgttgtgcatgatcacacaaacagtcatcacctcccaaagcttcctttcatcccatgacagtgtaGGATTTCGAATgataccccaccgggattgaagcacaccaaaagcatgttccacatcctttctaacactctcttgcatttgggctaatctctttctcttctcaccttggggtttcgagattgtcttcacaaaagttgaccactgaggatatataccatctgctagatagtatcccttgttgtaatggtggccgttgatctcaaagttgacaggtggggagtggccttctgcaagcctcgcgaagactgAAGAACGCTGcaacacgttgatatcattgtgagaacctgccatgccgaagaaagaatgccatatccaaagatcctgtgatgccaccgcttctaatatgacagtgcacgccTTGACATGACctttgtactggccctgccaagcaaatgacagttcttccactcccagtgcatacaatctatgctgccaagcatgcctggaaagcctctagctgcgtcggtcgccaacaatctctctgtatcagcggcagttggctgcctcaagtactcagggccaaacacctcgatcacagcctggcaaaacttgtacattgacatcagacatgttgtctcactcatacacACATACTCATCCACTAGATtgcctggaattccatatgcaagcatgcggatggccgcggtgcatttctgataagaggagaatccaagcttgccaagggcatccgtcttgcactcgaagtatgggtcatgagcaaccactccctctcggatacgattaaACACATGCCTTTCCATTTGAAAACGGCGACgaaatttatccggcttgaagagcggggtgttggcaaagtaatcggcatagagcagggcgtgcCCTCTCTCCCTGTTGcagttcaggttgggagcacggccagtgagtgaccccctgtaccgaggaagctgccgttgaatgtggtcgtgaacgaccagtgcagccaccacaatatctttatcatccgacgacgaatcgtccgatgaacaaagaaagtgatggaagaaaaactcgtcttcactgtccatacctttgtgggcaaaatgccgaacaccttgcgggcgtggtGGCGAAgatcacctcgacgcagcaggggtggttgccggccggctactggccgctgtGGAGCTCTCGTCGGGAGCTGCCGAGGACGCCGTGCTGCGTCGCCGGCGGTCCTGTCCCCTCTGCGGCGGGCAAAGACGTCGACGGCCAAACCTTCGATCGACGACCAAAACTACGGCTACAGcacgggcgtggtggcggccatgtcgagaagTGGTTTGGTAGGGACGGCCGGAGGCTacgcggtgaggaggcggccggagaatagcggcggcgccggcgacggggcggggcgagagagagagagggtggaagcgttgggagcggagggactgctagtgtccccgacaggcgggccagggggagggaggacaagggcgtgcgtccaagccgtccgcgcgcgtccgtttcaccttaaaccgagcgcaagtttgaaccgggatgggtcgaaaacggacgaAATCCGAacatttgtccgtttgaggccgTGCGCTGGGCTACGCTATTCGTCCGTTTTACCTTAAACGGACGAGAACGgataggatagggtcgcgcggtggagttggcctcacatGACCACGCAGCACAACATGCAGGTACAACTCCATCACGCCCACACACTTGACCGACTTCTATCGAAGAGTTCCAGGTATGAAAAAAATAAATCACCTCCTTCTAGAAGAAAAAATCAGGCTTAATAAGGCCATGTGCGGTGTTGGATGCTTAAAGAGATAGAATATAATTACATCTCAAAACAAATCTTGCCACACGGATAACATTCATCTCAAAGGGTACCCAGCGTGCGCTTCACATAAGCTACATCGTATACAATATTTTTAGTAAATACTAATATAATGGCATGCGCTATTACAATCATAGGCGCACAATAGTATCTCAAATGACAATTCTAGACCTACGGTATGGGTGATCTACGCCCGTTTTACAAAAGCTTCCAAATAATTCTCTCTTCCCTGCTAATTTCAAAGGGAAGGCCGCTCCTTCCTCCCTAACTTCAATCATAATCCTTCACATAACCAAACCTGTTAAATCCGTAATTACTTCCCTGTAGTTCTAGCATTACTCTATTTCAAAATATAATTGCATCGCCCTAGCAGATTGACACACGCAAGGTGAAGAAAAAAGGCAACAACAAACAACCCAAAAGAGGAATATGATGTTAAGAGTTGTGCAAACACGGATTAGAAGACCATTCTCGCTCCCTGGAGAGAAGAACATGTAGTAATACAATGGCACACGCTATTACAATCACATAGGTGCATAATAGTGTCTCAAACGATAATTCTGGACCGACGGGTGATCTACACCCGTTTTACAAAAGCTTCCAAATAACCCCCCTCCCCGTGCTAATTTCAAATGACCCCCTCCATCCGCCCTAGTTTCAATCCTAATCCTCCACGTAACCAAACCTGTTAAATCTGTAATTGTTTTTGTGTAGCTGTAGCATTACTCTATTTCAAAATATAATTGCATCACCCTAGCGATTGACACATGCTAGGTTAATAAAAAAGGCAACAACAAACAACCCAAAAGAGGAATACGATGTTAAGAGTTGTGCAAACACGGATTAGAAGACCATTCTCGCTCCATGGAGAGAAGGACATGTAGTAATACAATGGCACACACTATTACAATCACATAGGTGCACAATAGTGTCTCAAACGATAATTCTGGACCGACGGGTGATCTACACTCATTTTACAAAAGCTTCCAAATAATTCTCTCCCCCCGCTAATTTCAAAGGGGTGTGCCCCCTCCCTCCTCCCTAGTTTCAATCCTAATCCTTCACGTAACCAAACCAGTTAAATCCGTAATTgtttcctgctacttgtgagctgcattgggatgTTCTTCAAAGAGGAGAGGAGATGCatcacagtagagataagtatttccctcagtgagaaccaaggtatcaatccagtaggagaatcacgcaaaaCCTCGTGAACAgaacctgcacacacaaaagcaaatacttgcacccaacgcgggcaagagggccatcaatccccttgaactcgttagttgcaaggattaaatcttgatgtagtagatagataaattgtaaaacaaaataaaagataaaaaattACAGCAAATATATtttggttatatatatatatatatatatatatatatatatatatatatatatatatatatatatatatatatatatatatatgataaaagtagaccccggggccatagttttcactagaggcttctctctcaaacacatagcatacagtgggtaaacaaattactgttggacaatcgatagaaaagtgcatagttatgattatattcaaggcaatgatcatttatataggcatcacgtccgagacaagtagaccaactcctgtctgcacctactactattactccatccatcgaccgctatcgagcatgtatCTAGGGTATTACgttaataaaaacagagtaacaccttaagcaagattacatgatgtagacaaagtaaacctaaccaatatgaataaaccccatcgttttacccttaatgccaaatacgtgtcttgtccctttctgtcactgggatagagcaccacaagattgaacccatcacaaagcacctctcccactgaaaataaatcaatctagttggccaaaccaaatggatagatcagagagaaatacaaagctataacaatcatgcataataaagttcagaaaagactcaattacttatcacgaatattcagatcataaacccacaattcattggatcccaacaaacacaccacaaaagtagaTTACATCggttagaactccaagaacatcgaggagaacaatgtattgaagatcaaagagacagaagaagccatctagctactagctatggacccgtaggtctgtggtgaactactcacgcatcatcagaaggCGGCAAggatgatgtataagccctccgtgatcgattccccctctggcagagtactgaaaaaggcctccagatgggatcgcggaagaacaaaAGCTTGCGGTAGCGGAAAATGTTTCGGTTGACTCTCTGCTATATTGGgagtatttgagaatttatagaggaaGAATTAGGTCAAAAGGTGCCACGAGGGGCTCACAAActcagggggcgtgccccctgggGCACCTGGTGAGCTTTCCGCTCTCTCGTGACTCTTCTGGTCTTTCCCGAACCTTCGTGGGTCCCTTCTGGTTGAGAAAAAAATTAATCCAAAGATTTttcttcgtttggactccgtttgatattgatgttttgaaaagccaaaaacaagcaaaaaatagcaactgacactaggcactaggttaataggttagtccccaaaaatgatataaaatagcatataaaatagCCAACATTGATACTATAATTGCATGGaataattaaaaattatagatacgttggagacgtatcaagcacccccaaattTAATTCCtgtttgtcctcgagtaggtaaatgataaaaatagaatttttgatatggaatgctatctaacatgtctatcatgtcatctttcttttaGGGTATGAATATTGagatccgaatgattcaaagcaatactcTATAATTTGATACAAAGACATCAATACTtaggcataccaacaaacaatcattCCTTTCAAAATAAAAATTCTAAAAACGATATCCCtgcaaatcatatagtcttgtcatgctccatcttcttaacacaaagtatcaaTCAtgtacaaccctgatgacaagccgagcaattggttcatactttttaacgcgtgaaagtgcaatcatgcccttaatcatattttgatattGTTGACAACATACATATAGGGAAGTAATCATTTCTGTCAAGTACATCTCAGGTTTTGTTCCCAAGAGATTTTAGTGTGGATCATAGCTGACATTTTCAAGATGCTCAAAGGAAGGTGAAACAAGACACAAGC
The sequence above is a segment of the Triticum dicoccoides isolate Atlit2015 ecotype Zavitan chromosome 1A, WEW_v2.0, whole genome shotgun sequence genome. Coding sequences within it:
- the LOC119276659 gene encoding phytochrome A-associated F-box protein-like, coding for MSAAEHKEIAVVAAKRRRDGKEEAAAAAEEVVEPLSALADDVLLQILGRLEGDPRDWARASCASPRLAALLRAACFPPRLSRALPAELLPADGAPAAWAALHKMSVCCPGLLRAGILLEPSDDFGLELDIGPDLTVPASSSSSSSSLEPTATSSLQPPRTAEPEPKPSDALAAADAAAWSLYDDLYLDAAYDCSETQIAAAPAPAATAEAEEEEKPPAANTARRGVVSGTRRRARRWLGPVGAHLASGSWTLSREQGNKLLASRFRGDRLYICEWPGCVHAEERRKYMVFRGVFQDFARSQVRRALRDTRRPTVAVDCAFCGCTEAWDLYSAFCLRSFYGYHDDGEPVVRAYVCENGHVAGAWTERPLYA